A stretch of Candidatus Bipolaricaulota bacterium DNA encodes these proteins:
- the rsmA gene encoding 16S rRNA (adenine(1518)-N(6)/adenine(1519)-N(6))-dimethyltransferase RsmA: protein MKNKVLTLLSKYHLSPKKFLGQNFLIDDQVLAKIISAAKITTQDNIFEVGPGLGFLTRELLKKAKRVVAVEIDPSLFFLLKKEFFGQKKLELIKEDVLKFDYHRLKNNFSGESYKVVANLPYQITSHFLRNYLTADFPPEEMILMVQLEVAKRICAKVGDHSLLSISAQFYSRPEIIEMVPPFAFFPKPKVSSAIIKFAEIGKDKPKVDEKMFFRMVRVGFSSKRKQLRNNFVSGFQAEKTLIAQIIEKVGQKPEARAQELEMGDWVALYKELIKAKLLK, encoded by the coding sequence ATGAAAAACAAAGTACTGACGCTATTATCGAAGTATCATCTTTCTCCAAAAAAGTTTTTGGGACAGAATTTTTTAATTGATGATCAAGTTTTGGCGAAAATAATTTCCGCGGCGAAAATCACTACTCAGGACAATATTTTCGAAGTCGGCCCGGGCTTGGGCTTTTTAACTCGTGAATTATTGAAAAAAGCCAAAAGAGTGGTGGCCGTGGAGATCGACCCAAGTCTTTTTTTCCTTTTGAAAAAAGAATTTTTCGGCCAAAAGAAGCTGGAGCTGATCAAAGAAGATGTTTTGAAATTCGATTATCATAGGTTGAAAAATAATTTTAGCGGCGAAAGCTATAAAGTCGTGGCCAATTTGCCGTATCAAATCACTTCCCATTTTTTAAGAAATTATTTGACCGCTGATTTTCCGCCGGAGGAAATGATTCTGATGGTTCAGCTGGAAGTGGCCAAAAGAATCTGCGCCAAAGTCGGCGATCACAGTTTATTGTCCATTTCCGCGCAATTTTACAGCCGGCCGGAAATAATCGAGATGGTGCCTCCGTTCGCTTTTTTCCCCAAACCCAAAGTCTCGAGCGCCATTATCAAATTCGCCGAGATAGGCAAAGATAAGCCGAAAGTCGATGAGAAAATGTTTTTCAGAATGGTTCGAGTGGGCTTTTCTTCGAAGAGAAAACAGCTGCGCAATAATTTTGTTAGCGGATTTCAAGCGGAAAAAACGTTAATCGCTCAAATAATCGAAAAAGTCGGTCAAAAGCCGGAGGCAAGGGCGCAAGAATTGGAAATGGGCGATTGGGTGGCCTTGTATAAAGAATTGATTAAGGCGAAGCTGTTAAAATAG